In one Phyllostomus discolor isolate MPI-MPIP mPhyDis1 chromosome 8, mPhyDis1.pri.v3, whole genome shotgun sequence genomic region, the following are encoded:
- the LOC114503494 gene encoding cyclin-dependent kinase 16-like, with product MYWRRRRRSGSLSPETQALRVRPTHRAEVARAPPPLLFQVLGRQPLPNPSEIYAGGADLVRAVALERMKLSTTVQGGRGGGKTNSAPEQMGPDDSCGGRGGLREATTRATPGKLYSGPGPLSSAPEFVHKGLKVGSDGVTDQLSAGSLKEVQAPVRVRMRNHPPRKIPDDKKRLSLPNDNLLPRGYLEKLILSSPIFDMPRSRLLQHISLSEIGSRKLETYMKLDKLGEGTQATIYKGKSKLTDGLVALKEIRLEKEEGLPCTAIWEMSLLKDLKHANIITLLDIIHMENSLTLVFEYLDKDLQQYLDDCGSVINMHNVKLFLFQLLRGLAYCHRKKVLHRDLNPQNLLINRRGDLKLADFGLARTKSILTKTYSNEVVTLWYRPPDLLLGSSHYSTHVDMWGVGCIFYEMATGQPLFPGSAVEEQLHVIFRVLGTPTEETWPGILSNKDFRARNYPRYCAEALGSHVPRLDSDGADLLTKLLQFEGRNRISAEDAMKHPFFLSLGEQIHKLPDTTSIFALKEIELQMEASLGSSLMPDSGKAALHVVDTEF from the coding sequence ATGtactggaggaggaggaggaggtcggGCAGCCTCAGCCCTGAGACTCAGGCGCTCCGCGTGCGGCCCACCCACCGCGCTGAGGTTGCTCGCGCACCCCCACCGTTACTGTTCCAGGTCCTCGGGAGACAGCCGTTACCTAACCCTTCAGAAATCTACGCTGGAGGAGCTGACCTAGTGAGAGCCGTTGCCTTGGAGAGGATGAAGCTGTCAACGACAGTCCAAGGGGGCCGCGGTGGTGGCAAGACCAACAGTGCCCCTGAACAGATGGGCCCAGATGACAGTTGTGGTGGCCGTGGTGGCCTTAGAGAAGCCACTACCCGTGCCACCCCTGGAAAACTTTACTCTGGACCAGGGCCCCTCAGCTCTGCACCAGAGTTTGTACACAAGGGCTTGAAGGTGGGGTCTGACGGGGTAACTGACCAGCTTTCAGCTGGGTCCTTGAAAGAGGTGCAGGCGCCAGTGAGGGTGCGCATGCGCAACCATCCGCCACGAAAGATCCCTGACGATAAGAAGCGCCTCTCACTACCCAATGACAACCTCCTTCCCCGAGGCTACCTCGAGAAGCTGATCCTCAGTAGCCCCATCTTTGACATGCCCCGCAGCCGCCTCCTGCAGCACATCAGCCTGTCGGAGATTGGCTCGAGGAAACTGGAGACGTACATGAAGCTGGATAAGCTGGGTGAGGGCACCCAGGCCACCATCTACAAAGGCAAAAGCAAGCTCACAGATGGCCTCGTGGCACTCAAGGAGATTAGGCTGGAAAAGGAAGAGGGGCTACCCTGCACTGCCATCTGGGAAATGTCCCTGCTCAAGGACCTCAAACATGCCAACATCATCACACTCCTCGACATCATCCACATGGAGAACTCCCTCACCCTTGTCTTCGAGTACCTGGACAAGGACCTGCAGCAGTACCTGGATGACTGTGGGTCCGTCATCAACATGCACAACGTGAAACTGTTCCTGTTCCAGCTGCTCCGTGGCCTGGCCTACTGTCACCGGAAGAAAGTGCTACACCGAGACCTCAACCCCCAGAACTTGCTCATCAACAGGAGAGGAGACCTCAAGCTGGCTGACTTTGGGCTAGCCCGGACCAAGTCCATTCTCACAAAGACCTACTCCAATGAGGTGGTGACGCTGTGGTACCGGCCCCCCGACCTCCTGCTCGGGTCCTCACACTACTCCACCCATGTTGACATGTGGGGTGTGGGCTGCATTTTCTATGAGATGGCCACTGGCCAGCCCCTCTTCCCGGGCTCCGCAGTGGAGGAGCAGCTGCACGTCATCTTCCGAGTCTTGGGAACCCCGACTGAGGAGACATGGCCGGGCATCCTGTCCAACAAAGACTTCAGGGCACGCAACTACCCCAGGTACTGTGCCGAGGCCCTTGGGAGCCATGTGCCCCGACTTGATAGCGATGGGGCTGATCTCCTCACCAAGCTGCTGCAGTTTGAAGGTCGCAATCGAATCTCCGCAGAGGATGCCATGAAACACCCATTCTTCCTCAGTCTGGGGGAGCAGATCCACAAACTTCCTGACACTACTTCCATATTTGCACTAAAGGAGATTGAGCTACAAATGGAGGCCAGCCTTGGCTCTTCATTGATGCCTGACTCAGGCAAGGCAGCTCTCCATGTGGTAGACACTGAGTTCTAA